In the Sulfobacillus thermosulfidooxidans DSM 9293 genome, AAGGCTGTTCGTTCATCCAATAACGCATCTAATTCTTCCAAGCGAATCATTCCGTCTCCATTGACAGGAATGAGGCATATTTCCGCACCGTCTTTTTGAAGAGCTAATGCCGTTTCCATTACCGACGGATGCTCGATGGCTGAAATCAATATCCGACGGCGCTGTCCTCCCCAATACCAGAGGCTACGCGTGAGAGCCCAATTATTGCTTTCTGTTCCGCCACTCGTCCAAATAATTGACTCACTGACCGTTCCGAGTAGTGTTGCCACATCGGACCGTGCTTTAGAGAGGGCTACTCTAATTTCTTGAGCCTCCGGATAAGAAGAGGACGGATTATAAAATTTGTCGGTGAAATAAGGGAGCATGGCCGTAAGTACCTCAGAGGCAACCGGAGTTGTGGCGTTGTAATCTAAATAAATCATGAAATATGTTCCTCTCTTTTAAATGGTATCTTCCGATCGGCGAAAATAAGGAATTCCCTGGGCTCTCCACGAGCTTACTCCGTCTGCAAGGCGAATAGCCCGGTAGCCCTTTTGCTGTAGAAGCTCAACGGCATGCGGAGCCAAAATGCAATAAGGTCCACGACAATACGCTACAATCGTACGATCTTGGGGTAACTCAGCGAGACGATCGATGAGGTGATTTAAGGGAATAGATAAGGCTCCCGGCCAGTGCCCTGCCTCATACTCATCAGATGGGCGTACGTCAAGCAGTACAAACGCATCCTTGTCTGCCCGTTCTTGGAATGTAGACAAATCCAGACTTTCCAGAGCTTGATGTTCGGAGAAAAAAGCTTCGGTAATGGCACGCAGCTCAGCATAATAGTGTTCGGCTACGGTTTGTAAGGTATGAAATAACGAACAAGTCAAATCATCACGAAGTCTATACACCACATAAGTGCCTCGCCGTTCCGCTCGTACAAGCAGCGATTCCTTAAGTTGTTGCAGGTGCTGTGAAGTACTACCCATGGACATAGAACTTTTGTTTGCTAGTTGTTCCACGCTCATCGGTCCTTGGCATAAAAGGTCCAGTAATTCAATCCGACGCGGATGGGCTAAAGCTTTACCGACCCGAGCTATTTGTTCATAAACCGCATTTTTAAACGCACGATCGGCATCACCCATTTGGCACATCCTCTACTATTCTATTAATTAATTGAATAATATCAGAAAAACATAATGAATGGCCTTCGTGATGTCACTAAATTGAAAAGTTCAATAAATCGTAAGAATGTCATTGATACAGAATTGCTGCTCTACCACAATCGAAATGTGCCAAAGAGTAGGGCTGAAATTAGTTCCAAGCGAAAAGCTTGCCAATAATGTAGGCGTGGCCATCCAAACAATTCGGGCAGGGTCATATTCCAAACCCACATTAACAACGCTGGTATACCAAAAGTTAATACCGCAAGCATAATTAAACCTGCGATACCAATAGAGAAAGGGCTGAATATTGATGGTCCGACAAAAGTCATTTATCCACTTTCTTTCTCAAAGATTTAATAAGGGGGTTCGCGAACTGGCCTGTCTTCACTCGATCCGACATGGGCATTCCAGTAGAGTCCGATATTGTGTGTAAAAGGGGCTTAAAAATTTCAAAGCCATTGCGTTTCCTTGGTAGATTTGAAAGCGACACAACTGACAAATCTTAGGAGGATCACGCAATGGCTCATTATCAGATTACACTGGATGATCAAACAATCCAAGCCCTGGTCGGACAAAAGGATCAGGCCTTCGCGCTCTTGTTGCAACAGGTCTTAAATCAGGTGTTAGAAGCCGAAGTGACGGAACATCTTCAAGCCGACCGGTACGAGCGGACCGAAGACCGGCGCGGATATCGCAACGGCTCACGGAGCCGGCAGCTCACGACGCGCGTCGGCACGTTGACGCTGGAGGTCCCGCGGACGCGGGACGGGGAGTTCAGTCCGACACTCTTTGAGCGGTACCAGCGGCATGAAAAAGCCCTCGTCCTCACGTTGATGGAAATGGTGGTGAATGGGGTGTCAACCCGCAAAATTCGGCGCGTGACCGAAGAACTCTGTGGCACCGAATTTTCGAAGTCCACGGTGTCGGACCTCGCGAAAGGCTTAGAGGCGGCCGTCCAGCAATGGCGAACCCGATCCCTCGCGGAGACGCCGTACCCGTTCCTGATTGTCGATGCCTTGGTCTTGAAAATCCGCGAGAACGGGGCCGTCCGGTCCCGGAGCGGGTGTGTGGTGACCGGCATTAATGCGGCGGGGTACCGAGAAATTCTCGGGTTTTGGATCGGGGATAGCGAATCGAAGCAGACGTGGACGGCCGTGTTTACCGACCTCAAGGATCGAGGCTTAACGGGCGTCGACCTGGTGGTGTCGGATGACCACCGCGGGCTGCGGCAGGCTATCGAACAGCAATTCCAAGGGGCGAGTTGGCAGCGCTGCCAAACGCACCTCACGCGGAATATCCTCGATGCCGCGCCCAAAGCGGTGCAGGAGGAGCTGCACGGCCGCCTCCGCGCGCTCTTCGAAGCCCCCGACCGGGCCACCGTCGACACCTTGTGGGCCAAACTGCTCGAGGACTTTGCCGAGCGGGCTCCCCGCGCCGTGGCGATTCTGGAGAACGGGCTCGAGGACGCGCTAGCGGTGTCGGTTTAACCCCCAATTTCTAGACACTAGTCCTGTTCGCATGATATTTCACGGGATATCGATGCTATGGTGAAAAATACCAATCCAGTCAGGGGACATTCCTCCGCTTCGCTCGCCGCGTCGAGGATACCGCCCGGCGGGCCGGACGTCCAGAGTCCGCGAGGCCGCTGCTCCGCAGCGCTCTGGACCCCCTCGGCCCCCGGGCAAAAACCGCGGTCAAGAGCGAAGCGACGAGCCCGTCTCGGGCTGGCTTCTTAACACCGCACCGGGTGAATCGTGGGCGCGTGCCGGTTTGGCACTGCGCATAGTACACGGCAGGAGCCCAATCGTGCAAACTCCCATGCATGCGGCGTTCATTGTAAAAACGGATCCACTCGGCAGTCACCGTATACGCCTCTGCCAAAGTCTGAAAGACCTGATTCCGCCAACATTCTCCTTCGAGCAGACTGTGCCAGGATTCGATGTGGGCATTCTTGTTAGGAGTCGCCACCGGAATGCGTTCGTGAGTTATCCCTAAGACCTGACACCCGTGGCCCATCGCTGAGCCACAAATTGGGGCCCGTTGTCGGTGCGAATCACCGGAACGTGGTTACCCCAGTCGGCTTGGCGAGCTCGCACGGCGCCTTCCAAGGCGCCTAAGGCTTGAACAGCGGTACAGTGAGATCCGAGATGATACGCCAGAATGCATCGATCAAAGACATCGATGACACTGCAGAGATAAAAAAACCGATCTTCTCCCGCAATGTATCCGTATTTCAGATCCATTTCCCAGAGTTGATTGGGGCCCGTCACCACCCGATTGGCGGCCAGAACACGGGGCGGTCGGTTGCCGGAGGGCCGCAAGGGTTGTCCTTGTAAGAGATCGGCCGATCGCAAGAGACGATAGACCGTCTTTTTGTTGATGATCAATCCGTGTTCTCGTCGGAGCCATGTCGTCAACTTCCGATATCCATAAGCCTGACCGTCTCCCGCCATGATAAACTCGCTGAGCCATTCCAGGACCTGCCCTTCCGCCACTTTGGTGTCGTTTGCCGTCCACACATAGCCTCGCCGGGGTCGACCTCCCCCGCGTTTCGGCGTCCAGGACGCCGGACGCTGTCTTCGAGCGCGCTATGCGTAATACGTGGCCCGGGCCACTCCCGCCAACTGACAAACGCGGGTAGGCGGGTATCCCTGCTGGATCCACCGATGGGCTACTTCACATCGGTCAGAGAGGCCCGGGGGGCTTTTTTTAGGAGATCATGCAATATCGCAATCTCTAAATCTTTCTCCCCTAATAATTGTTTCAACTGATGATTTTCCGTGGTGGCTTGCTGTAAAGCTTTCTTTAAGGCACGCGCTTCTTCGGGTGTCCCGTGTTTTGTGGCCGTGTGCACCCATTTTTGTACGAGACGAACCGATAATCCATGCCGGCGGGCGACAGCCGCCGCATTCCGGATATCCAGCGCTTCTTGGATGCACTGGGCTTTCAATTCTGGGGTGATGGTTTTCGACTCTCCCATGGGGTTCACATCCTTTCATGATGAAAATGATGTCAGAATTTTCCGCAGCGATAACTGTATGGGATCGTATCGCTTTGCGTAGGAGATGTCTAGAAGCATTTGGGGGCTTAATAGGTGTTGCAACTCCCCGAGTCGCTGCGCCAGCGATTACGCACCACGAATGGCGTCGAGCGGCTCAATGCTGAGATCCGGCGCCGAGAACGGGTGATTCGGATTTTTCCGAACCGGGAGTCGGCGATCCGCCTGGTGGGCGCGCTGTTGCTCGAGCAGCATGAGGTGTGGACCACGGGTAAGCGGTATCTGAATCTCGAGCCTTACTGGCAAGCGAAACGGTCTCAAGCGGCGACGGATGAGCCGCCTCATGCGGGACCCGCGGTCGTCGCCTAACGCCTCGCAAACCAAGGGAACGCTTTTACACACAAATTAGGACTTGACCGGCATTCCTACAGAGATCGCTAGACTGAAACCTTATGGTGATGTGATTCTTGTTTTCCCTTTGTAGTGACTTCATGTACAGCTGAAGAAATGAAAGAATCATTATAAGGTGCTGGTATGATACGATTTTTATCTATTGTCTATCTATGTCATGGATAATGATAACATGAAAATTCTTTTAACCCCATGATATGTAAATCGTCATAAATCGACCAATTGATTACTGCTGGTTTGCTTCCCGTTTTATGCACAATGATTTTGTTGCTATTCCCCGATTAAGTCACCAATCATTTAGGCAGTCACACATGCACAATCTCTGCTTAGGACGATTTTCACTCGCCAGACTACTGCGAGTGAAAAAAGTAGATGCGTTATTCTCTGTTTTTCCCGATCATTTACGTCTTTTCGACATTTTGAACCCCAGTTTGAGAGTGCAATCTATTTATTTTAGATATTTAAGAAATAGATGAAATCATCCCTGACATCCACGGCAAAGTTTATTGACAAGCCCATCATTGCGCGTCTTTTGTAGACTACTTCCCGGTTGATGTTTTTGCCGATGCAAACTGACGGAAGGACATTCGGTTGGCTAAAAAGAGTCCAACCATGACCAAAATACTGGCAATCATGTCGTAGAAAGTGAAAGGTTCGTGGAGGACGAGAAACCCCAGAACATAGCCGATCACAGGCGTGAGCAGAAGCCACATACTGGCTTTAGCTGCACCTTGCCGTAAAAGGCGAAACCACAACAACATTGCACCAATAGAAACGGCCCCTACTAACCACAACAGCGATCCCCACCAGTCCCAATTCCATATGATGGGCTTCGAAAAACTCATCAAAAAGGCAAACGGCCAAAGAAATATGGCTCCCCAAATCAATTGCCAGATATTGATGGTGATAGCCGGGCTTGAAATTCCCACATGGTGAAAATAAATACTTCCTAGCGCCATCGCCATTTGACCCCCAACCACTAACATTAGACCCCATAATGGAGTGTGCAGGTGGATTATGGCTTGCCATGATCCTATACCAAGCCCTAGGACAGCAACTATGAATCCCCACCATTGTGTAGGCCTAATTGACGTTTTAAGCCATGTGTACTCCAGAATTAACACAAAAAACGGATTAACTGCGACAAACAAATTAAATAGTCCTGCAGACACAACCTCAAGGGCCATGAACGATGCGCCTAAATACAGTGTAGTATTCAGAAAGCCAATCACAGCTAATGCACCCATCTGTTGGTGCCTGGGCCAAATTTCTTGGTGTAACAGTCCATTGACGCCGAGAAGGATAATTCCTGCTAGACTAAAGCGTATCGCAGCCAACATGAGCGGTGGTCCGGATTTGAGACCAAACTTCGTTGCAACGGAAGCTGAGGACCATAAAAACGTATAAATCAGAGCAAGAACTGTTTCCACTGAGGTTACGCTCCTTTTCTTACCATTGATTTCTTGATCCTAATAATTCTCCGCTTTATTTATATAACCTCTTAAATGATGTTACATGGTTAGAATGTAAACGGTCAATCCGGCCACATTTCGCCTTATAATAAAAGAGATAATGAAAGCGTTGCAATTGAATAAAAATCCATGATGGAAATAAGGATGCTTCATGAAACCACCGGCATTTACTAATCTCGGAGATCGTTTGGTTCTGAACTTTCTCAACACGTTGCAACATCACCGGGGACAGGAAATAGATCTGATTGATTCACCGTCCCGTCTCGTCCAATGGATTCTCTATATGGAACAGAACCAGTGGTTATCGTCTTATCAACGCGAGCGGCTGATAACTCAAGCCACATGGGACCTGACCCAAGTGCGGGAGTTTCGGCAGTATGGCCGAGCATTTCTTGGCGGAAAGGCGTCGAGTCTATTATTTTTTAATTATCTAAGTGATGTATCGAAACAATGTCCGTTAACCTTTTCGCTTATAGAATATGGTACAAATTTTGCCCGCGTGCCTATTCCTGATAACGGCGGTACTGCGGGCTTATTATCGCTATTATCTTATGACTTTATGGGATTGATAACGAATGATATGCTTTCTCGTACAAAACAATGTGAAAATCCGCGGTGTATCGCATACTTTGTCAATCGAAGTGGCAAACGCAAATGGTGCTCGATGGAGACGTGTGGAAACCGACAAAAGAGTTCGCGGCATTATAGACGGCATCGTGACTCACATTGATTTCATTATCCGTGGGTAACATAAGGAGCGCTTGAGTGTTGATTTCATCGCGATTTTGGGCTAATGGTATCTTGTTGTTTGTGACGTTAATTTGGGGTGCTACCTTTACTCTAACGAAATCGGCGTTAACCAAGATCCCTGTCTTCCCCTATCTGACAATGCGATTCTTGTTAGCGACTTTGGTCATGAGTGTGTTGGTTTTTTGGGATCGGGACCGTATGAAAAGTCTGCATAATTTTAAATTGTGGATGACGGGAACGTCTTTGGGGGTTCTGCTGTTTTTGGGATATGCATTACAAACCTTGGGATTACAAACAATTGATCCGGCGGTTTCGGCGTTCTTGACAGGACTAAGTGTCATTTTGGTACCTATTATGGCGATTTTTGTTTTACGCCAACAATCACAATGGCGAACATGGATTGCTGCTGTGATCGCGGCCGTAGGTTTAGGCTTTTTAAATGGGATCCATCAGCTAGGCCACTTTTCCATAGGAACGGTTGAAACTTTAGCTTGCGCGGTCTTCTTAGCCATGCAGATTGTCGCAGTCGATAAATGGGCCATTGGCTACGATTCGATAAGTCTTACCACCATTGAGCTTTTGATTGTGACCTTATTAAGCTTCGTCATGTCCGTCCATGATGGTCTTTCTGGCTTTCGTCAAGGCGCATCAGGGATCGTACTCATCGCAGTTATCGTCAATGGACTCTTAGGCACTGCATTTGCTTATTGGGCCCAACTACGTTTTCAACGTTTAACCTCGGCTTCCTATGTGGCGGTGATTTTTACCATGGAGCCGGTCTTTGCCGCGGTAATTGCCTTCATCGCTTATCACGAGACGATGGGCCTATCGGCACTTCTGGGCGGTGCCCTTATTGTCGCCAGTATGTTATTGGCTGATGCCGTGCCTAATACCTAAAAAATAACCCGCTGATTTGTATTTAGACCATTGCGTGTGTATGTAACATTGTTTGACATGTTCTAACGCACGTGGTTATTGCCCAATTCGTTGTGTATCAATGGATTGGGCCTTTTAACGTGTTTATCTATCACACTGAGTATCACGGAGTATCCTCTGATATGCTGGAGTTCCTGCGGCCCGTCTGCGGCCCGGCCTCGGTTTCTGTCTCCCCTGCTGGCTTGATGATCAGAGCGTCCATCTGTTCCGCGGCTTCCGCTTGCATATGGGGTAAGAGGTGCCCATACACTTGCAGAGTGATCCGAATATCGGCATGACCGAGTCGCTCACTCACGACCTTCACGGGCACGCCATTTGCCAACCAGTAACTCGCCATTGCATGACGCAAATCGTGAATCCGTACCCGGCGCGTGATGCCGGCGTGCGTCAGCAGCCGTTGGAAGGACCGATAAACATTGCGTGGGCTGAGGATCTGGCCGGTGCGGGTGGTGAAGACCCATCCCGCGTCATTCTGCCACCCCGTGAACGCTTGGCTTTCGAGTCGTTGCTGTCCTTCATGTTCCCGTAAAATCTGATAAAGAAAAGATGACATGGCGACGGTTCGTCGGCCCGCGGCGGTTTTGGGTTGGTGAATCGCACGGCCGATCCCCGATTTTTCCACAATCGTCCGGGCAATGGTGAGGGTGCGCCGATCCCAGTCAATATCGCGCCACTGTAACCCCAAGGCTTCCCCGCGTCGTAAGCCCGTGAGGGCCATCACATACCACAAGGCTTTGAGTGGGTGGTGATCGGCAACGGCCAAAAAGGCTTGAACATCGTCCAGCGGGGGCGGAGAAATAGGCTGTGGCCGGTCTTGGGGGGGCCGCGCTTTATCGGCGGGGTTTTGCGGAATCAGCCCCCACGCCACGGCATCCTTTAAGGCCCGGTGTAAGACGGCGTGCACATACCGGACCGTACGCGGGGCGAGCCGTTGAGCTAATTCGGTGTACAAGGTTTGTAAGTCCCATGCGGTGACATTTTTCAGAGGTTTTTGCCCTAACGCCGGCGACACATGACGGCACATGAGCCGATAGTCCGCCCGGGTTGTCTCCGCCACGGTAATCAGGCGTTCCACCCATTGGGTACAAAATTGGGCTAAGGTCTCGTCACTGGGCGGTTTGCGGTTGGGATCGGCCCGGTAAAGCGCGGCCTCATGTTCCGCCCATTGTTTCGCCTCACGCTTCGTATCAAAGGTTTGCGTCATTTCGCGCCGTTTGCCGGTCTCGTCATAGCGTACCACCCGGCCTTTCCAGCGGCCGGACGGCAGTTTCCGGGGTTCCACGGCATAGGAATCTTTGGGACGTTTGGGCACACGCGCCGCCCTTTCTAGTCGCTTTCGCGCTGCTCACGCTGCATGCGTTCTTCGACGGCCTTCCGAATGAAGGCCATGCGACTTTCCCCGCGTTGTTTCGCGTGAGCGTCTACACGGGCGACCCACGCCTTGCGGGCACGAATACCAATCATGATATTATCGGCTTTGTGGCGATCCATTGGGTGCGCCTCCTTTCATAGGATAATAAATGGAACATCCACTGTCCAGTGAATGGTATAATAACCCCAACAGGACGGAGATCATGCCTGAAAAACCGTTTCTAACCACACGCCACGGAGTTCTCTATCAAGATGATGCAATTGATGTCATGTCGGCAATCCAATCCAACGTTATTGATACGATCTTTGCGGATCCTCCTTTCAATTTAGGGAAGGACTATAAAAACGGATTCAATGATAACCTTGAAGAACAGTGGACATAATTCTACCGCTACCGGGGGACAAATTTACACCACAGTTAAGACTTGATCGAATGTCTCGAATGTTTTATGGTTTGTTTAGCAGGAGATTCTCCTTTGTTCTGGAAGTTTTAAGTATATAAGAACTCATTCAGGAGGGATTCTTACGTTGTCGTGGATTACTAAAAGTTTCAGCGTGGTGTCTATTGCAGCAATTAGCAGTTTACTGGGACCATCAACATTTGCCGCTTCCGCACCTCCGATTGTCTTGGTAGCTCCAAAAACCCCAACGACACCCGCAAATATTCCCATTCAACAACAAGTTATGCAAGAAATTCATGCCAATACCCAACAATGGCAGAGCTTACCCCGTGGCTTGCAACAAGCCTTACTCCGTTTTCAACAAAAAAACCACAACATAACCACCTTCCACATGGTCACTAAATTTTTTAATGCCAAAAACCAGGCAGTCGGGAAGCCCATTTCAGGATTCATAAGCGACCCCAAGGCATATAGTGGGTTGCTTTGGGTGGCAATTACGATGTACGGTGATGCACTTGATGGAGACTTTGCCTGGACGGGTACGTCTAATGACACGCTCGATGCTAAACTGGTCGTCCAGGGTCAGGTGTTTCGTCCGAATGGCACCATAGCCTTTGATGAACAAAAAGAAGAAACTCTCTTTCCGTGGAGCAACAATCCCCTCACTGTTGAAACGTCAAATCTCAATGTGGGCTGTGGTGGATATGTCGTGCAGGACGGATATGCCGAAATCAAATCGGATTTGGCAGGAAACTCTTGGCAAGTCGATGATTCGCAGTCGTATTTTGTTCCCTGTGAATCATAAAATGGAATATACGATACATTTATCGACGACCCGGTGGCTGTGTTCCATTGCATCGACTGATTGGATCATTATCCATCAACAAGGACCGCTGCCTCTACAGGTGTATGTTGAAACCCGCACCGTCGATGAGTTGCATCGTGTCGTGTCTTTGAGAGGACGGTGGACCTCGCAGCGTCATGTGCAGTTTTTAGAAAAAATGCGGATGCGCTGTGATAATCCCGCGACGACCCAAGTAGCCTTGGTCGCCTTCTGGCCAGGGGATTCTGTCGAAACGGTCTATTGGCACATGAACACAGGCAGGCAAACCTATATATGGCCTTTGCATTTCCGGGTATATCCCAAAGGGTCATGGTCCACTTCTCGGCGATATTTTGCGTAGCCGGGCATCCTCCAGCACTTTCCGTTAGGCGGTGCGCTGGGGGCAAATCTGTAGCGGTGGCTAAATCCACGTACTCGACTGCCGTATCGCCCGTCCGCTGCACCTACTCGCGCAACGGGAGCAACTGCGTTTTCGGGTTTTGGTCTTTGTCATTACCGCGCAAATGCCACCGGCCAAATCCTGTTCCGGATATCATGGCGATGTCATGCGTCTCATCCTATCTCCTAGGGAGAAATGGCGTATTGGACATTGAATAAGAATCAATTGAAACTCTTATTAGCGGTTTGTCAGGGATTGCATGACGAACAGTCCTTAGCACAGCAGTTAAATTGGAAACCGCAAATGGTTAGTCTGATTACACGCGGGTTAATCGATCCGGTGTTAGGTTGTTCCTCGGGGTTGCTGACGGCAAAAGTTACGTTTTTCGGGTCTTCTACCGAAGCCCATGTGAGCGAGATTCGCCTGACACCGCTAGGGCAACAAGTGTGTGAGAAAAAGTCTCCCGTCGTTCACTGCCCCTAATATTTATATAGCGGCACCGAGAGACTAGGCCCGGTGTTTTTTAGGCGACTCAAACACAAATTGTATCTTACCATCAACCAATCGGAGCTTGGCGCTAAAGGGCTTGCCCGTTTTGGACGTGAACCCTTTGAGTTCACTCGTCGTCTTGCCGACCAGCAAGGTTTTAACCTGACTTTCGGTTAGCGTTTTGCCCGCTACGGTCTTCCAGATCGTGAATGTACATCCCTCCCGCCACCGACTGCATCCCCATGCCTTCTTGCCTGCTACAATGCGGCCTTGGTGACAGACCGGACAGGCACCCAAATCCGTGCCAATGGCCTGGGCCGCGTGTATCTGGGCTGCCGTGACCAGTTCTTGCGTGTAAGCCCGAATCTTCGTCATGAACTCCACCACCGAGCCTGTACCAGCCGCTATCGTTTCCAGTTGGGCTTCCCATTGGCCCGTTAGCTCCGGGCTTTGAATGGCAGCCGGCAAGACTTGCAACAGTGCTTGCCCTTTGGCGGTGCTCACGAGGGCTTTTTTCTGCCGCTGCACGTAGCCCCGCGCCAAGAGGACTTCCACAATGCGAGCACGGGTGGCGGGCGTGCCGAGCCCGTGCTTTTCCATGAGACCGAGCAAGGTGGCATCATTCAGCCGCGGCGGGGCTTTGGTGGTCTTTTCCTGCACGTCAGCCCGATGCACCTCAACCGATTCACCGTCGTGCAGTCCGGCCGGAATCGGGCCACGTTCCTCGATCTCTTCCTGTTCTTCCCCTACTGCTTCTTGGCGGTTTACGTCTTTTAGTACGGCACGCCAGCCCTCGGTGATGATGACCGTGCCCTTCGTGATAAAGTGTTCCCCGCCCGCCTGCGTCCGTATAGTGATCCGTTCGTCTTCGCCGGTGGGCATCAGGGCTGCGATAAACCGCCGAATAATGAGGTCATAGAGGTGCTGCTCCGCATCGGACAGAGGCGGGATGGGACCACCATGAGCCGTGGGAATAATCGCGTAGTGTCCGGCCTCAGCGACTTTTTGGTCGTTAATGAGGCGGGTGGGCACGCGACACGCGGCCGTCCATGCCTGATACGTTTCGGGTAACGTGTGCAGACGGTCGGGAACCGTCTCGGCAATGGCGTGGGTGAGAACCCGGGCATCAGTCCGGGGGTAACTCGTCAGGCGCTTTTCATAGAGGGCTTGCGCCGCGTCCAAGGTTTGTTGCGCTGTCATGCCGAATCGTCTATGAGCTTCTTTTTGCAAATCATTGAGGGAGAACAGCAGGGGAGGATGAACAGTCACACGCTGGCGTTCGACCGAGAGAATGGTGCCCGGTGTGCCAGGTGGTACACGCTCCACAACTCGCTGCGCGTGCGTCTTATCGGTGACGCGGTCGGTGTCTTGATCTGTCCACAACCCGACATATTCCCCTTGCGGAGCCTGAAACGTGACGGCCACTTGCCAATAGGGTGTTGGCATAAAGGCCGCAATCTCCGCGTCGCGGGCGGCAATCAGGGCCAGTGTCGGCGTCTGCACGCGGCCCACGGATAAGGCGCCTTGGCCCGGAACGCCATGCCGCAAGGTAACGGCACGCGTCGCATTGAGTCCGACCAACCAATCCGCTTGCGCCCGCGCTTCGGCGGCCTGCGCTAAGGCATTAAAGGCGCTCAGCGGCTTCATTGCGGCCAGGGCGGACTGAATGGCCTGGGGCGTATTTTCGGACAGCCACAGGCGCTCTACGGGCTTGTGGAGGCCCGCTAAACGATAGATATAGCGAAAGATGAGTTCCCCTTCGCGGTCGGCGTCCGTGGCACAAATAATCCGGTCGGCTTTTTGCATGAGCCGATGAATCACCTTTAGCTGCGTTTGGCTTTTGGCGATGGGCACCAGCTGAAACCGCTCCGGGAGCATGGGCAATGTCGCCCAGGTCCAACGTGCCCACGCGGGATCGTAAACTTCGGGATCAGCTAACGTGACAAGATGGCCGAAGGCCCATGTGATGGTATAGTGGCCGACGATCAGATACCCATCGTGCTTTTCGGGATGGCCCAGCACGCCCGCAATGTCACGAGCGACACTCGGTTTTTCGGCAACGATGCAAATCATCTTGCAGTAGCCTCCTTGTTTGCTTTTTATCTGCGCATGAGATCAGCCAATTGGCTCACATGCACGATGTACCGATGCCGGCCGCTGGCACGACTAATGATTCCCACCATGAGCAACCGTTGAATGCCCCGCTGACAGGTCGGAACAGACCAATTACACGCGGCAGCGATTTCGACGGGCGTAATCTCCACCTCAATCGGCAGCTGCAGCTCCGCGTGTTCGGCCAAATATTTTTCAGCATTGCCGTTAACGCGCAACAACTCGCG is a window encoding:
- a CDS encoding type IA DNA topoisomerase encodes the protein MICIVAEKPSVARDIAGVLGHPEKHDGYLIVGHYTITWAFGHLVTLADPEVYDPAWARWTWATLPMLPERFQLVPIAKSQTQLKVIHRLMQKADRIICATDADREGELIFRYIYRLAGLHKPVERLWLSENTPQAIQSALAAMKPLSAFNALAQAAEARAQADWLVGLNATRAVTLRHGVPGQGALSVGRVQTPTLALIAARDAEIAAFMPTPYWQVAVTFQAPQGEYVGLWTDQDTDRVTDKTHAQRVVERVPPGTPGTILSVERQRVTVHPPLLFSLNDLQKEAHRRFGMTAQQTLDAAQALYEKRLTSYPRTDARVLTHAIAETVPDRLHTLPETYQAWTAACRVPTRLINDQKVAEAGHYAIIPTAHGGPIPPLSDAEQHLYDLIIRRFIAALMPTGEDERITIRTQAGGEHFITKGTVIITEGWRAVLKDVNRQEAVGEEQEEIEERGPIPAGLHDGESVEVHRADVQEKTTKAPPRLNDATLLGLMEKHGLGTPATRARIVEVLLARGYVQRQKKALVSTAKGQALLQVLPAAIQSPELTGQWEAQLETIAAGTGSVVEFMTKIRAYTQELVTAAQIHAAQAIGTDLGACPVCHQGRIVAGKKAWGCSRWREGCTFTIWKTVAGKTLTESQVKTLLVGKTTSELKGFTSKTGKPFSAKLRLVDGKIQFVFESPKKHRA